A window of Campylobacter concisus genomic DNA:
CTTACCACACCGCAAAATCTCTTGCCAAATTTGGCCTCGACGATGAGCACAAGCACGAAAAATATCTTTTCGTCATTCATTCGCGCGATCTGGCGTAGAGTTTGGCTAGCGTCATTAAATTTAACTCCATTTTTATGTAAAGTTTCGCAAAAAATAGCCTCGTCAAAGCCCAACATTTGCGAAATTTCAGTTATGCTGTATGGCTCTAGTGAGGCGATGATGCGGTCCATGTTGCAGATCGTTGGATTTTTGCGGTGCGTGGTGACATCGATCATCTCATTTATGAGCTTTATTAGCTTTCTTCTGCGGTTAAAGACGTGTAAGATCGCTGCGCAAAATATCAAAATCCCTGCAAATTTGTGCGCGTTCATCATCCACTCACTATAATCACCCATGGCAAAATTTAGCCCAGTAAATGCAAGCAGGCAGATCCCACAGGCAAGAGCACAGACGATACAAAATTTATATATCACTTCCGCTTTAAGCAATGCAAATTCCTTAGTTTTTTGAAATTATACACCTACTATGCAAAAAATGAATGGCGCCAACTAGAAATTTAGCTGGCGCATTAGAGTAAATTTAGCTAAAACTTATAGTTAAAACTGAGATTAAAGGTGCGTGGGTCACCATAAACCATCATGTTTTTACCGATACCCTCGTAGTATTTTTTGTTAAAGAGATTGTCGATATTTAGCTGCACATCAAAGTTTTTAGCAAATTTATATCCAAGCATTAAATTAGCCAAAGTGTAGCCTTTTTGTGTGATTTCATTTGCGTCTTTGCCAGTATAAATTTTGCTCTTATACATAGCTCCAGCACCTACTCTAAAGTCTCTGATCTCATACTTTGCAAATAAATTTGCCGTACTTCTTGATGAGTTAGTGGCATATTTTTCACCATTAGCATCTTTTGCGTTAAAGTGCGTTGCACCAAAGCTTAGGCTTAAGTTTTTAGTGATCTCGCCATTTAGATCTAGCTCGACACCCTTGCTTGTCACACCTTTGCCAGCTTCAAATATGTCGGCATTTGTCGCTGGATTTTTCTTGCCAGTCTTTACGCCAAGCTTGTCTTGCACGATCTTAAAGACGCCAAGACTTGCTTGAAGCGCCCCGTCAAGATACTCTCCTTTGATGCCCACTTCATAGTCTTTGCCTTGGATAGGATCTAGATATTTGTCATTTGCATCTTTTACGGTTTGAGGTTTAAATATGCTCGTGTAACTAGCATATAGAGTGTGGTTTGCTCCGATGTCGTAAGTGACGCCAAGATATGGCGTGATCTCATTTGTGAAATTTCTATTGTCTTTGCCACCCTCGATCTCGTATTTGTAGTAGCTCACCCTAGCACCTAGCAAAAATTTAAGCTCATCGGTGATTGATAGTTTATTTGCCGCGTAAAATGCCTTTTGTATCGTTTTGTCTTTATTGTTTTGATCTTCGTAAGGTAGCTTTGGATCATCAAGGTGTAAATTTTTAAAGTCTATCCTACTTCTAGCTGTATAAGCAAGTCCTGCTGGCGTGGTCTTTTGCAACCAGTAGCTACTTACCTTATCGCTACTTTTTTTATAGTTGTTATACATCGCGCCAAAGACAAACTCATGAGATAAATTTGCTATCTCGTAAGGGATATTTGCGTATGCATCTACGTTGTGGATGTTCTCCTCTCTTTTGTTTGCATAAATGCTAAGATCATTCATATTGCCAGTACCGTCTAAATTTACCGCTCCGCCGTAGTAGAGTAGATTTGAGTCAGTGTTTGCCCGTCTAAATGAGTAACTTAAATTTAAGCTCGCTTCATTTTCAAAGTAGCGCTTAAAATCAGCATAAAAATCAAGCGTCTTTATGTCCCACCTAGTCCAAGGCTGAGAGAAAATTTCATTTTTACTAAAATTTGTCCTAGAGCCATCTGCGTAAAAAGCTGGCATGCCGCCCCACCTACCGCCGTGGCGTTTTAGCTCTTGATAAAACGCACCAAGACTAAGCCATGAGTTATCGCCTATGTCACTATCGACTACGCCGTAAATCGCGCTATTTTTTCAGTTGTAATAATCCATATAAGAGTGCGACTTCTCATGCATAAATGAAAGCCTCGCTCTGACGCTTCCGCTCTCATTTACAGGCGTTTGCACATCGCCATTTACGCCGTATCTATCGTATGAGCCAGCACTTACACCAAAATTTCCTTTTAGCTCCTTTGAGTCTGCCCTTTTTCTTATGAAATTTAAGCTTGCAGCTGGGTTGCCGGCGCCTGCAAGTAGGCCATTTGCCCCTTTTACCACCTCAACTCTTTCATAAGGCAGCATGCTCATATCATTTGCACCAAGACTAAAGCCACCAAAGCTAGGCATCGAATCAAGCAAGTAATAATCTATCGCAAAGCCACGAGCCGTCGGATATACGCGCTCGTCCCATTTGTTTAGCGTAACGCCTGGGACATTTCTAAGAAGCACTTGATAGTCCTTGATGCCTTGATCTTTTAGTCTTGCTTCTGTTAGCACAGTTAGCGACTGAGGCGTTTGACGAGAGGTTAAATTTAGCCTAGTTGTGCTCTTTACAAGCTCTTTTGCAAAGTAGTTTGCATCATCTCTTCGCTCGCTTTCTACGACATCAATTGCTTCTAAAATTTTATCGCTTTGGCTAGCAAAAATTTGAGATTGCATCAAATTTAATGCAACCAAGCTAATTAAAAATTTTTTCATTTTTTCTCCTTTTAAAATTTCTTTTAATCCACAAATAAAGCCCTGAGATACTTAAAATAAGCGGTGAAATGCCAACCAAAAACCAGATAAATTTTGTGATTTGGTTGTAGTTACCAAAGTGCGATTTTCTAAATGCTGAGAGAATTTATTCGCTTAGATTTGCATTTTTTATGTCCAAAATGCTTACTAATTCGCCGTTATCTTTATCGTAAGTTAATATGTTTGAATATTCGTTATGTAAGAAATTTTGATCTTTTACATAGCCAAAAAGGCGTATATTTGCTCCTTGCATAAAAGGCAGTGAGATGAAGTGTGGCTCAAAGCCAGTAAGATCATTCTTTGAGCGGGCTACCAGCTCGTCAAGAGATAGGTTTTTATTATAAATTTTTGCATCTATAACAAAGTCATTTTTAAACTCTGGCATGCGCGCCATTTGAAATTCCCACCAAACACCACTTATGCAAATGAGTAGTAAAATAGGCGTAGAAAAAATTCCTATCATTTTATGAATGTCGCTCATAAAAACATTTAGCCTATTTACACGAAGCCTAAGTAGTGTCAGCCAAAATTTTTTATAAATCACGAAACCACTTATACAGATAAAAAACGTAAAAATAGCGGTTAAAGTAAGGATAACATGACCGCTCTTTCCTAGAAATAGCGACTCATGAAGCTCGGTTAAAACTCCAAAAAATCCCTCATCATGCGCGAGTGGCTCGCTCTTTATCTTGCCACTAAAAGCGTCAAAATAGATAAATTTCCACTCTTTTTTGCTGTCATTATGCTCGATTAGCCAAATTTTGTCACACTTTTTAGGGTTTGCATCGATATTTATACCAACAATCTCGTAGCCGCCAAGCTCGCTTGCGATGATCTCTCTTAGCTCATCAAAGCTGATTCTTTTGCTTAAATTTTCTTTGTTTAAATTTACATTTACGACATTTGGGGCAAGAAGGCTGTTTAGCTCATCTTTATAAACGAGGATCGCACCGCTAAAACAAACTACTGCAAGTGGAATGAAAAATAAAAGAGATAAATAAGTGTGCAATTTATAAAAAATTTTTTGATTTAGAAATTTCACTTTGTTTTAAAGCCTTTTAGTAGTAGATTTTGATAATGGCTCGCAATCTTACACAAAATTTACTTTGATAATATTTAAAACTATTATCAATTATAATTTCAAAAAGAAAAATTTTTATAGAATGTAAATTAAAAAAATAAATAGATTTGATTTTCAAAAGAATAAACAACTCCTCTTTGTGTATACGAAAAGCCAGAAAAGGGGGAAGCAAAGACTTATCAGTTACAAAAAGGAGGGTCCATTTAGGACGATGAAATAGTATTATTTAAGCATAAATTTTAATAAAATTTTTAGTTAATAAAAAAGAAATTCCAAGTAATACTAAAGTAAATTTAACTTTAAAAAAGCTACATTTAAGAAATTTCTTTTAATTAGTACAAGCATAAAATTAGGCTAATTTTTAGGCACAAGCTCTAATACATTGCAAGCTCGCTTGCTACCCATCTTGCAAGCTTTATCAAGAGCATTTGCAGAAAGATCAAAGCTTTGCTCAGTGCCATTTCCTTGAAGATACTTTGTCGCTAGCTCATAGCAAGCCTCACTACTACCGTCATCACAGAGCGATTTAAATATCTCAAAAGATTTTTGTGTATCTTTTTCTACGCCAAGGCCGCGTCCTAGCATATCTGCATAGATAAAGCAAGAAATTTTATCTTTATTTTCACACTCACTTGAAAGCTTTTTTGTAAAACTCTCGCAAGCTTTAGAGTTGCTTTTATTAATACACTCTTGCATATTTATATCCCAGTTTGCATTCAAAGATAGAAGAGCAAATGCTAAAAACAAAATAGATTTTTTCATAAATTTCCTTGGAAGAAGTTAGCTCCCTTTGGGGGAAAGGGAGCTATTACAAAAAGGAGGTTTCTTGTTGGACAAGTAGAATAATACAAGTTTCGTCTAAATTTAAAACCAACTTTTCTTTAACAAAAAACAATCTCAAACCAAATCTTTTTTGCTAAAGGCAAAATAGCCACAAACTAGCAAAATAATGCCTAGTAAGAGCGGATAAATAATCGCATAAGCCACAAATGTCTCTTTTGGAAAGGTGCTTAAAATAAAATAAGATGCAGTACCGATAACTGCTAAATTTGGATCAAAAAGACTAAGCGCTGCTATCCTGAAAAGCTCTATCGGATTTAGTATAGCAATAGCGTAAATGACATACTCATCAACCGAGCTTCGCATAAGAAGTCCAATTAATGCTAGATCAATAAATGCAAGCATTATAAGCCAAAGTAAAAACGCCACGCCTTGGCCTGTCTCTTGATTTTTAATCACGCTTGAGATAAAAAATCCAAGCGATAAGAAAATGATACTTAAGCTAAAAAGTAGCCCAAAATAAAGCGTTAATACACTCCAAGGTATCGCAACACCTTTTATAAAACCAACGATCACGCAAAGCAAAAGAGCAAATAAAAGTGGAACAAAAACAACAAATGTACGGCCCAGTGCCTTGCCAAAGTAATACTCTCTCAGGCTTAGTGGGAAGCTAAGGATGTACTCAAGCAAATTTGTATCTCTATCTTGATTTATGCTTCTTACAGTTGAAATGAGAATAAAAATAGGCACAATGATGACGCAAATTTGAATAAACAAAAGCAGTGCTCTAGTAAGCCCAGAAAAGCCGAGCACACGTGAGTCAGTCACGCCACTAAATAAAAATCCTATCATCAAAGCAGAAAAAAGCGCAGCATATATCACAAACCATCTTGAGCGAAAAGACTCTTTTACATCAAGCTTTGCTATTAAAAAAAGATTATTCACTATTGCTCCTTAAATTTTCTTCTTTGATTATCTTGCCAAGATCCATATAGACGCATCTATCTAATAAATTTGCTATCTCATCGATACGGTGTGAAATAAAAACAAGTGTTTTGTTTTGCGTGAAGTTATCAAGTAAATTTTTAAAAGAAAGCCTTGCTTTTACATCAAGATTTGCCGTTGGCTCATCAAACATCAAAATTTCACTATCCTTAGCAAATGCGATGGCTATTAGCATCTTTTGTTTCATGCCGCCAGAGAGCTTATAAAATGGCTTATTTAAATTTTCATGCAGATCAAGCTCTAAAAGCTTGCTAAATTTCTCAATATCTTCAAATTTTACATTTGAGCTTTTACAAACAAACTCGCAAAGCTCACGTAGGTTAAATTTAAGCGGTGGTGGAGTTTGTGGCACAAATGAGATAAATTTCAAAGCCCCTTTTCTATCTTTTAGGGTATTTACGCCATTTATCGCGATGCTTCCGCTATTGGGGATAAATTCTCCTAAAATGATACGCATGAGCGAGCTTTTGCCAGCTCCATTTTGTCCAAGTATCGCTATTTTTTCGCCAGATTTTACATTTAGGCTAACACCATCAAGTATCCTTTGCGAGCCAAAAATTTTAGTTACTTCTTTTATATCTATCAAAAATTTTCCTTATATGAGTTTTTTAAAGCCGTTGTCAAATTTCAGTGCATCTTGATGACACACATCAATACACCTACCACAAAGCGTACAATCAGCGCCAGCTATCCTAAAGATATTTTTGCTCTCGTCAAGCTTTGCTCCTTTTTTTGTCATAAAAAGTACATGAGGCACTAGACAAACATCAGTGCAAACTAAGCAGTGATCGCATTTTTCTTTATCCCAGCTAACTTTTATGGCATTTGGTTTAGCTAGCACCGAGTAAGTAGCTCCAATAGGACAGACATATCTGCACCAAGCTCTACGTGAGAAGAAAATTTCAACCATAAGCATGGCCACAACAAACCAAATAGCATGAAAATAGCCATAGATAATAAATCTTGAAAAAATCCCAACAACATTAAAAATTTCAAATGTAAGGCTTGCACTAGCAAAGCTAAGAGTTAAAAATAAAATGGTAAAAACATATCGCCACTTTGTGTCAAAAACTCGTGGTTTTACTATCTTTTTAGCACGCAAATTTTCATGGATCTTCTCAGCTATTTCGCTTATTAATGAATAAGGACAGATCCAAGAGCAAAAGCCTCTACCGCCAAAAATGATATAAAACGCCAAGATACTAAGTGAGCCAATTATTAAATTTACATGGATTTCATGCGTCGCCAGAAATACTTGCAGGCTCATAAAAGCATCTGCCAAGTGGAAACCAAATATTCTTGAGGCACTGATGTCGCCTTCTAAAATTTGTATATCAACTCTATATGAAAGCACAAATAAAAGATGAACTAGAATAATGCTAAATATGCGCCAAAAACGTATACTAGCACGCTTCTTGCCATCTTTTGTAGTTGTGATTAACGTGCTTAGAAAGCTTACATTTCTAATCGTCGCACGAGTGTTATATTTGTCCATTTTTACTTTTTAAATTTAGAAATTTCATCTGCAAGGCTTTCAAGCTCGCTATCACTAACATTTGTAAGTAGCCCCTTCATAAGTGAGTTTTGCACCTTGCCAGCTTTATAATCAGCTAGCTTTTTAAGTAATTCATCCTTACTTAGGTGTGTTATATCAGGAGCTACGACGCCTTTTGCATTTGCACCATGACACGGGGCACAAGTTGTTAGATATTGCTTGCTAACGCCTTCATTGTGCACTTTAGCCACACTTAGACTTAGCTCTTTTACCTTTTTTAGCTCATCTTCGCTAGCAAATTCTTCACTAGACTTTGGCTGCTCTTTTGTAAAATTTTGCTCTACTTTTGGCTGAGCATTAGTTGCTACTTTTTCCTTTTTAGGTGGAGTCTGGCTTAACATAAATACCATGATACCGCAAATTGCTACTGCTAAAACAATGGTTATAATCTTTCCTACTTTCATTATTTGCTCCTAAATTGTGTATTAAAATCACTGATTTCTTTAGCTAAATTTCTGATTTCACTATCATCCATTTTTTTAACAAGGTCT
This region includes:
- a CDS encoding chemotaxis protein, producing the protein MLKAEVIYKFCIVCALACGICLLAFTGLNFAMGDYSEWMMNAHKFAGILIFCAAILHVFNRRRKLIKLINEMIDVTTHRKNPTICNMDRIIASLEPYSITEISQMLGFDEAIFCETLHKNGVKFNDASQTLRQIARMNDEKIFFVLVLIVEAKFGKRFCGVVSCNVGRKF
- a CDS encoding PepSY domain-containing protein, with the protein product MLSAFRKSHFGNYNQITKFIWFLVGISPLILSISGLYLWIKRNFKRRKNEKIFN
- a CDS encoding PepSY-associated TM helix domain-containing protein is translated as MKFLNQKIFYKLHTYLSLLFFIPLAVVCFSGAILVYKDELNSLLAPNVVNVNLNKENLSKRISFDELREIIASELGGYEIVGINIDANPKKCDKIWLIEHNDSKKEWKFIYFDAFSGKIKSEPLAHDEGFFGVLTELHESLFLGKSGHVILTLTAIFTFFICISGFVIYKKFWLTLLRLRVNRLNVFMSDIHKMIGIFSTPILLLICISGVWWEFQMARMPEFKNDFVIDAKIYNKNLSLDELVARSKNDLTGFEPHFISLPFMQGANIRLFGYVKDQNFLHNEYSNILTYDKDNGELVSILDIKNANLSE
- a CDS encoding tetratricopeptide repeat protein; this encodes MKKSILFLAFALLSLNANWDINMQECINKSNSKACESFTKKLSSECENKDKISCFIYADMLGRGLGVEKDTQKSFEIFKSLCDDGSSEACYELATKYLQGNGTEQSFDLSANALDKACKMGSKRACNVLELVPKN
- a CDS encoding ABC transporter permease — encoded protein: MNNLFLIAKLDVKESFRSRWFVIYAALFSALMIGFLFSGVTDSRVLGFSGLTRALLLFIQICVIIVPIFILISTVRSINQDRDTNLLEYILSFPLSLREYYFGKALGRTFVVFVPLLFALLLCVIVGFIKGVAIPWSVLTLYFGLLFSLSIIFLSLGFFISSVIKNQETGQGVAFLLWLIMLAFIDLALIGLLMRSSVDEYVIYAIAILNPIELFRIAALSLFDPNLAVIGTASYFILSTFPKETFVAYAIIYPLLLGIILLVCGYFAFSKKDLV
- a CDS encoding ABC transporter ATP-binding protein translates to MIDIKEVTKIFGSQRILDGVSLNVKSGEKIAILGQNGAGKSSLMRIILGEFIPNSGSIAINGVNTLKDRKGALKFISFVPQTPPPLKFNLRELCEFVCKSSNVKFEDIEKFSKLLELDLHENLNKPFYKLSGGMKQKMLIAIAFAKDSEILMFDEPTANLDVKARLSFKNLLDNFTQNKTLVFISHRIDEIANLLDRCVYMDLGKIIKEENLRSNSE
- a CDS encoding NapH/MauN family ferredoxin-type protein, with translation MDKYNTRATIRNVSFLSTLITTTKDGKKRASIRFWRIFSIILVHLLFVLSYRVDIQILEGDISASRIFGFHLADAFMSLQVFLATHEIHVNLIIGSLSILAFYIIFGGRGFCSWICPYSLISEIAEKIHENLRAKKIVKPRVFDTKWRYVFTILFLTLSFASASLTFEIFNVVGIFSRFIIYGYFHAIWFVVAMLMVEIFFSRRAWCRYVCPIGATYSVLAKPNAIKVSWDKEKCDHCLVCTDVCLVPHVLFMTKKGAKLDESKNIFRIAGADCTLCGRCIDVCHQDALKFDNGFKKLI
- a CDS encoding c-type cytochrome → MKVGKIITIVLAVAICGIMVFMLSQTPPKKEKVATNAQPKVEQNFTKEQPKSSEEFASEDELKKVKELSLSVAKVHNEGVSKQYLTTCAPCHGANAKGVVAPDITHLSKDELLKKLADYKAGKVQNSLMKGLLTNVSDSELESLADEISKFKK